The following coding sequences lie in one Pempheris klunzingeri isolate RE-2024b chromosome 13, fPemKlu1.hap1, whole genome shotgun sequence genomic window:
- the iqcc gene encoding IQ domain-containing protein C, whose product MDRGKWEKILTCFQASARGYLVRNEIRRARSDFEDFVKDIDGGLAHLEWREGVIPIPHFTDTDGPFLPSSTKPTDPGPEVCASLQSLSSSSSSSSSAAAAFAPEERGERTEAERDDSQPTKGQISLSKDCFSRSTVRSNVEGQRGSTAREDGRVMESPGDSTTVWSSLDLDVNYDRCHKGPRQYCLAQEVPCNPEALRLHRNTLTMELLWLQQAIDSRKKYLSLKDRLSIS is encoded by the exons ATGGACAGAGGCAAGTGGGAGAAGATACTCACCTGCTTTCAG GCATCTGCACGTGGGTACTTGGTGAGAAACGAAATCCGTCGTGCACGATCAGACTTTGAAGACTTTGTGAAGGACATTGATGGAGGCTTGGCCCATTTAGAGTGGAGAGAGGGGGTTATCCCCATTCCCCACTTCACTGACACC GACGGTCCGTTTCTACCATCCAGCACCAAGCCTACAGATCCAGGACCAGAAGTCTGTGCCAGTCTCCAGAGCCtatcctcctcatcatcatcatcatcatcggcagcagcagcattcgcaccagaggagagaggagagaggacagaagcCGAGAGAGATGATTCACAGCCTACAAAAGGACAGATCTCTCTTTCTAAGGACTGTTTCTCTCGCAGCACTGTTAGAAGTAATgtagagggacagagaggaagcacTGCAAGGGAGGATGGAAGGGTGATGGAGAGCCCAGGAGACTCCACCACAGTCTGGAGCAGTTTGGACCTGGACGTGAACTATGATCGGTGTCATAAAG GACCCCGGCAGTACTGCTTGGCCCAGGAGGTGCCCTGTAACCCAGAAGCCCTGCGTCTCCATAGAAACACGCTGACCATGGAGCTGCTCTGGCTCCAGCAGGCCATTGACAGCAGGAAAAAG tACTTGTCACTGAAGGACAGGCTGAGCATATcctga